Below is a genomic region from Raphanus sativus cultivar WK10039 chromosome 4, ASM80110v3, whole genome shotgun sequence.
tatccggatccggatccaGACACTCTCGATATCATATTTTCGGAGCGGATCCGGGCATGATCGGATCCGAATCGGATGGATTCAGATCCAATCCGGATCTCAAATCATAAGTCCCAACTCTAAAAGTACCCGCAATGGAGTTCCTTAAGGGGAAGTCTTTAgggaaaaaataattaaataatcaaTGGATTCAAACAAAACGTAAGGATTCAATccttaaaattcttaaataagGATTCGTTCTTAGAGAATCCTTGCACTATTTGTAGGTCTCCACGAGAAGTTACGGTCCGCGATTGgttgatatttttttcagtttttctttttaaatctgaaaaagacaaataataataattaaaaaatcaaaaaaaaaactttttctaaAGACTACAATGAGTAACACATTGCAGGTGCTGTAATGGTGGTTgaagtatttttaatttatatttttgataatatttttatagaactTTTTTTTGATATGTTTCTGGACACAAGTTCTTAGAGCAATAAAGAAACTTTGAAAAGTAAACTTCTTCATAGCAACTCAGGCAAAGTGCTACTGTTCTGAAAAGTTGATAAAATCTGATTCCATGTATGAAAACTAAAACGCAACTGCATCAAAAGTCCTAACAACAAAAAGTAATATTCAAgtcaacaaaaaaacaaatcaaaaaggCAGTCTCCAAGAATCTCTTTCTTCAAACACCATTACATTCAACAACAGCTTCCGCAGCTCGTCTTGGTTTGTTCTTCCTCCTACTCCCAACATGTCTAAACCCCATAGACAACGATGACTTCACTGAATCATCAGCGCTTGATTTCGATCCTAACACATTCTCTTCTTCTGTTACATTGCTCTCTTTAGGCTCTTCTACCGGTTTCTTCCCCTTCCTCCCATTCTCTGTCACATCTTCTTTGCTTGTTTCTGAACCGTTTGTATTATCATCATCCTTCTCCGcaatctcttctctttctccttcGGTTTCATCTTTTAACGGCTTCTGTGGCCTCCCTCTTCTCCTGTAAGCTGgaatcttttcttcttcttcatcaccatctTCTCTAGCAGTAGCATTTTGCCTCTTTCTTTTCCCTCTACCTCTTCTCATTACTACTAATTCAATTTCTCTACCAAACCAAAAAGCCTAAAAGCAACTAGACAAGAACCCTCCAAGTGAAAAGGTTGTTTCTGCAGTATCCTAGCTCTGAAAAAGAGACAACAACACAATGAAACCGGATTAAAATTCAAACACatacaaaaacaatttttttaaaggaaGCTAAGGTAATATGTCAAAGCAACACTTGAGTAACTAGACATTGAACAATTTGATATCTTTCAAAACCTATACTTTCCAACTAAGTAGTAACCTCAAACAAACAAGCTTAATAGTTGCATGAACAGTCTCTAAATCTCTTTAGACTTATCCAGAACAaacaaacagagagagagagagacagagactcACCTGTGAACCCATTTCTCAGAATGAGACAAAACCCCAATAAAACCTATAAGGGGTTACTCTTTTCTAATCTTTATTGGTACTTTCAACTGATCTAACAACTAAACCTAGCACAGAGAGCAAAACCCAGATCAGAAAGAAAGTGATGAAACCAAACAGAAGATATCTAATCAAAACCCAAAGGATAAGACTTTGAGATCTTAAGGgaacaaagaaacaacaacTAACAATAACAAGTGTTGGTTGAAAGTGTCGttgaaatatagaaaaaaaagaagatgatttgcTTTCAAAAGAGTTTCtccctttttgttttttgttttttgtttttttttctctgtgaaGATATAAAACGTAAGAATGACGctttcctctcacttccaccaCTTTCACTGACTCAAATGGATCTTAAAGCCCCATTGAAGATGGATACGAACTTGTCTCACGTGCTTGGATAGGCGCGTGTTACCACATTCTACTCGTTGCTGGTTGGACAGGACTCGCAAGAGTCAGAAAGACAGCTAATAAGCCGCGTGACCGCGTCGTTCAAAGATTTGAAAAACAGATATTTTTCTAATGGGCTTAGTCCCAACTAAACTCTCGCTTCCAAAGAAGACATACATGCTACGTGTACAACTCGAAGGCCCGTTTATAAGCCCAATTATTTCTTAAAAGGTACAATACAATTGTCAGCTCAGCTGGTTTATATTTCACTCGTTTTCGATTCCAACTGATtggataagaatcataaagacaGCTAATAAATTAGGCATCATTCTACTTGAGTTTGGGCTTAAGCCCAAttgtatcttaaaaaaaaaggtcCAGCTGGTTTATGGATGTTTAAATTTAAACCCCAGGTGCGGGTTCGAACGCAACTTGATGCAAACATCATAAACCCTACTGCACAATTTGAAACCCTAGTTTTACGGTTGTTTTCAGATTGTACCATTGTTTCAGAGCTTAAACAATATTTAGCTTGAGACAAAGAAGCAGAGGCTCTGAAACATTCAAAGATCAGTTTAAGTGGCATTGTTAGTTTTGTGTCTAGTAGTCTACCATACTGGAAAATCAAAATGGTTCTGAGAAATCcaccaaaaagaaaatctaaggATAAGCATTCGGATTCCTCTGAGTCCAAATCCAAATCTTCCAAGAAGAGAAGAACTTGAAGG
It encodes:
- the LOC108848237 gene encoding uncharacterized protein LOC108848237; translated protein: MRRGRGKRKRQNATAREDGDEEEEKIPAYRRRGRPQKPLKDETEGEREEIAEKDDDNTNGSETSKEDVTENGRKGKKPVEEPKESNVTEEENVLGSKSSADDSVKSSLSMGFRHVGSRRKNKPRRAAEAVVECNGV